Sequence from the Candidatus Margulisiibacteriota bacterium genome:
CTTGCCCACGCAAAGAACTGACCAAGCCTAAAGGCTTTCTAAATAACATGCCAACCCCCGCATGCGTGTGCGGGGTTGTGCGGGAAGTTGACAGCCCATGAAACTGCCCGAGTTAAAGATCGGAAAACTGGTGGCCAAGATCCCGATCGTTCAGGGCGGGATGTCCATCAGGATCTCCACCGGAAAACTGGCCGGCTCCGTGGCTGCAACAGGCGCCGTCGGCGTGATAGGCGCCTCGGGCATGGAGCATGACGAACTGGCAAAGGAAATGCGGATAGCCCGGAGCCTGACCAAGGACGGGATAATCGGCATCAACATACTCTTTGCCGCCAAGGACTTTCTGGGCATCGTCAACACTGCAATCAAGGAAAAGATCGATTTTATTACCTCCGGCGCCGGATTTTCCAGGGACCTCTTCAGGCTCAGCAACCAGATGAACATTCCAATTATCCCCATAGTATCTTCGGGCAGGCTGGCGCTGACGGCAAAAAAACTCGGGGCCGCGGCCATTGTGGCCGAAAGCAGCGAGGCCGGCGGGCACCTTGGGACGCTTGACAAGAGCACTGTTGACCTTTTAAAAGAGGTCAAAGAGGCAGTTGCTGATGTGCCGATAATAGCCGCGGGGGGAATAGCCGACGGCTGCGGGATAGCCAGAATGATAAAACTGGGGGCCAGCGGAGCCCAGCTTGCGACCAATTTTGTCCTGGCGGAAGAATGCGATGCCGACATAGCGTTCAAAAAAGTCTATCAAAACGCCAATAAACCGGAGGATATCGTCATAATAAAAAGCCCTGTCGGGATGCCGGGAAGGGCTGTTAGGACCAAACTGATAGAGAACATGCAGAAAGGCGTCTATCCCAAGATAAAGTTTTGCGACGACTGCCTTAAGTCCTGCTCCAAGCTTTACTGCATTTTTGAAGTGCTAAGGGCCGCCCACAAGGGCAACATGGAAGAAGGCCTGGTGTTTTGCGGACAGAGCATACTGAAGATAAAGGATAAAAGGATCAGGCCAGCAAAAGAAATAATCGCCGACCTGGTTAAAGAGGCAGAGGACTGCCTGTCCGGCCTGTGCAAAAACACTAAACTGGAGGAAAACTATGCCGGAGCGTAGGGTGGTGGTGACGGGACTGGGCGCTGTGACCCCTGTGGGCAACAACGCGGATTCTTTTTGGAGCGCCCTAAAAGAAGGAAAGAGCGGGATAGGCCGCATCACCCATTTTGACCCCTCCGGATTTGACTCCCAGGTAGCCGGCCAGGTAAAGGACTTTGACCCTCTCAAATATCTTGATAAAAAAGAAGCCCGCAGGCTGGTAAAATTTATCCAGTTTGCCGTGGCTTCCTCCAAAATGGCGCTTGAAGACAGCGGACTTTCCATAAACGATCAGAACGCTCCTGCCACAGGCGTTCTGATAGGCTCCGGTATCGGAGGCATAGAATTTTTGGAGCAGCAGGCCTATACGCTAAAGGAAAAAGGGCCGTCCAAATGTTCTCCCTTTATGGTGCCTCTGATGATAAACGACATGGCCGCCGGGGTCACCTCAATACACCTTGGCGCCAAAGGCCCTAACAGCTGCACAACTACCGCCTGCGCTTCGGGAACCCACTCGATCGGCGATGCTTACGAGATCATCAAAAGAGGAGCTGCCGATGTCATGTTTGCCGGGGGTTCCGAAGCCTCGATCACTCCGCTTGGAATAGCCGGGTTCTGCTCGGCCCAGGCCCTTTCGTGCAGGAACGACGCTCCGGAAAAGGCTTCCCGGCCCTTTGACGCCGGGCGCGACGGCTTTGTAATGGGCGAAGGCTGCGGCATTGTGGTTCTGGAAGAGCTTGAAAGCGCCAAAAAGCGCGGTGCCCGCATTTATTGCGAAGTTATCGGTTATGGAATGAGCGGGGATGCTTTCCACATGACCGCTCCCGATTCGGAAGGCGGCGGGGCGGTCCGCGGGATGGAAGCGGCCTTAAAAAGCGCCGGGATAAGCCCGGAGCAGGTGGACTATATAAACGCCCACGGGACCTCGACCATACTTAACGACAAGCTGGAAACAATGGCCATAAAAAAAGTGTTCGGACCTCATGCCAAAAAAGTGGCGATCAGCTCTACAAAGTCCATGACCGGACATCTACTGGGAGCTGCGGGCGCCGTAGAGTTTGTCGCGGTGGCAAAGTCCATCCAGGAAGATTTTGTCCATCCAACCGTCAACTACGAGCAGCCTGACCCCGACTGCGATCTTGATTATGTCCCCAACAAGGGAAGGCAGATGAAAGTGAATATCGCCATGAGCAATTCCTTCGGCTTTGGCGGGCACAACGCGATACTTATAGCAAAAAAGTTTAAGGACTAGGACGGCAGTTCCACAATGACCGTTGTCCCCTTCCCCGGCTCGCTTTCCATAAAGACGCTCCCGCCGTGCCCTTCGATTATCTTTTTTACTATCGAAAGCCCCAAGCCTATGGAGCCCGGTTTTGTGGTAAAGAACGGGGTAAATACCTTTGGCAGCACATCAGGAGCG
This genomic interval carries:
- a CDS encoding nitronate monooxygenase → MKLPELKIGKLVAKIPIVQGGMSIRISTGKLAGSVAATGAVGVIGASGMEHDELAKEMRIARSLTKDGIIGINILFAAKDFLGIVNTAIKEKIDFITSGAGFSRDLFRLSNQMNIPIIPIVSSGRLALTAKKLGAAAIVAESSEAGGHLGTLDKSTVDLLKEVKEAVADVPIIAAGGIADGCGIARMIKLGASGAQLATNFVLAEECDADIAFKKVYQNANKPEDIVIIKSPVGMPGRAVRTKLIENMQKGVYPKIKFCDDCLKSCSKLYCIFEVLRAAHKGNMEEGLVFCGQSILKIKDKRIRPAKEIIADLVKEAEDCLSGLCKNTKLEENYAGA
- the fabF gene encoding beta-ketoacyl-ACP synthase II; the encoded protein is MPERRVVVTGLGAVTPVGNNADSFWSALKEGKSGIGRITHFDPSGFDSQVAGQVKDFDPLKYLDKKEARRLVKFIQFAVASSKMALEDSGLSINDQNAPATGVLIGSGIGGIEFLEQQAYTLKEKGPSKCSPFMVPLMINDMAAGVTSIHLGAKGPNSCTTTACASGTHSIGDAYEIIKRGAADVMFAGGSEASITPLGIAGFCSAQALSCRNDAPEKASRPFDAGRDGFVMGEGCGIVVLEELESAKKRGARIYCEVIGYGMSGDAFHMTAPDSEGGGAVRGMEAALKSAGISPEQVDYINAHGTSTILNDKLETMAIKKVFGPHAKKVAISSTKSMTGHLLGAAGAVEFVAVAKSIQEDFVHPTVNYEQPDPDCDLDYVPNKGRQMKVNIAMSNSFGFGGHNAILIAKKFKD